A DNA window from Entelurus aequoreus isolate RoL-2023_Sb linkage group LG24, RoL_Eaeq_v1.1, whole genome shotgun sequence contains the following coding sequences:
- the slc25a22a gene encoding mitochondrial glutamate carrier 1: MADKQISLPAKLINGGIAGLIGVTCVFPIDLAKTRLQNQQNGSRLYTSMSDCLIKTIRSEGYFGMYRGAAVNLTLVTPEKAIKLAANDFFRHHLSQDGKLTLLKEMLAGCGAGTCQVVVTTPMEMLKIQLQDAGRIAAQRKLMPETVAAGTVDAKSPTAIQLTRQLLSEKGIAGLYKGLGATLLRDVPFSIIYFPLFANLNNLGKRGAEGPAPFYVSFLSGCLAGSTAAVAVNPVDVIKTRLQSLTRGSTEDTYSGVTDCIRKIMSNEGPAAFLKGAYCRALVIAPLFGIAQVVYFLGVGEFLLSFLPKKDN; the protein is encoded by the exons ATGGCTGACAAGCAAATCAG TTTGCCTGCCAAATTGATCAATGGGGGGATCGCCGGCCTAATTGGAGTCACTTGTGTGTTTCCTATCGACCTGGCCAAGACTCGCCTGCAAAACCAGCAAAATGGATCCCGCCTTTACACTAGCAT GTCAGACTGCCTTATTAAGACCATCCGGTCAGAGGGGTATTTTGGGATGTACAGAG GAGCGGCGGTTAACCTCACTCTCGTGACGCCAGAGAAAGCCATCAAATTGGCAGCCAATGACTTCTTCAGGCATCACCTCTCCCAGGATGG AAAACTCACTTTGTTGAAAGAGATGCTGGCTGGGTGTGGTGCGGGTACATGCCAG GTTGTTGTCACCACGCCTATGGAGATGTTGAAAATTCAGCTCCAAGACGCTGGACGTATTG CGGCTCAGAGGAAGCTGATGCCAGAGACGGTGGCAGCAGGCACAGTGGACGCCAAGTCGCCAACAGCCATACAGCTCACCAGACAATTACTGAGTGAAAAGGGAATCGCTGGATTATATAAGGGCCTTGGTGCCACATTGCTCAG GGATGTTCCATTCTCCATCATCTACTTCCCCCTTTTTGCTAACCTGAATAACCTGGGGAAGCGAGGCGCAGAAGGACCCGCTCCTTTCTACGTGTCCTTCCTTTCAGGCTGCTTAGCGGGCAGCACGGCAGCAGTCGCAGTCAATCCAGTTGATG TGATAAAGACAAGACTTCAGTCTCTGACCCGGGGTAGCACCGAGGACACGTACAGTGGCGTGACCGACTGTATCAG GAAAATCATGTCTAACGAGGGTCCAGCCGCTTTTCTGAAGGGGGCATACTGTCGAGCGTTGGTCATTGCACCTCTCTTTGGCATCGCCCAGGTGGTCTACTTCCTCGGCGTGGGCGAGTTTCTCCTCAGCTTCTTGCCTAAAAAAGACAACTAA